In Nomia melanderi isolate GNS246 chromosome 4, iyNomMela1, whole genome shotgun sequence, the following are encoded in one genomic region:
- the LOC116435100 gene encoding cytochrome b5 isoform X1 has product MEENPVNEPKISDGESKDSMDLLSLTLRSIDLRDSSSQSDGFLDLREENTAERAAKQIKEEPPAPASEELQEPKTISLDEVAWHDTVDNCWVVIYDSVYNCTDFLKNHPGGSDVILEYAGRDATLAFIGTGHSRAARLSLERYLIGELPPGERIFRVPNGVKVAEF; this is encoded by the coding sequence AATCAGCGACGGCGAATCGAAAGACAGCATGGATCTGTTGAGCCTGACCCTCCGATCCATCGATCTGAGGGACTCGTCGTCGCAGAGCGACGGTTTCCTCGACCTGAGGGAGGAGAACACGGCCGAGAGGGCGGCCAAACAGATCAAAGAGGAGCCGCCAGCCCCCGCGAGCGAGGAATTGCAGGAACCGAAGACGATCAGCCTGGACGAAGTCGCCTGGCACGACACCGTCGACAACTGCTGGGTCGTGATCTACGATTCCGTGTACAACTGCACGGATTTCCTGAAAAATCATCCCGGCGGGTCGGACGTGATACTCGAGTACGCCGGCAGAGACGCCACTCTGGCTTTCATTGGGACGGGACACTCGAGGGCAGCCAGACTGAGCTTAGAGAGGTATCTTATAGGCGAACTTCCACCGGGAGAAAGGATCTTCCGTGTCCCGAACGGCGTGAAGGTCGCTGAATTCTAA
- the LOC116435100 gene encoding cytochrome b5 isoform X2, producing the protein MDLLSLTLRSIDLRDSSSQSDGFLDLREENTAERAAKQIKEEPPAPASEELQEPKTISLDEVAWHDTVDNCWVVIYDSVYNCTDFLKNHPGGSDVILEYAGRDATLAFIGTGHSRAARLSLERYLIGELPPGERIFRVPNGVKVAEF; encoded by the coding sequence ATGGATCTGTTGAGCCTGACCCTCCGATCCATCGATCTGAGGGACTCGTCGTCGCAGAGCGACGGTTTCCTCGACCTGAGGGAGGAGAACACGGCCGAGAGGGCGGCCAAACAGATCAAAGAGGAGCCGCCAGCCCCCGCGAGCGAGGAATTGCAGGAACCGAAGACGATCAGCCTGGACGAAGTCGCCTGGCACGACACCGTCGACAACTGCTGGGTCGTGATCTACGATTCCGTGTACAACTGCACGGATTTCCTGAAAAATCATCCCGGCGGGTCGGACGTGATACTCGAGTACGCCGGCAGAGACGCCACTCTGGCTTTCATTGGGACGGGACACTCGAGGGCAGCCAGACTGAGCTTAGAGAGGTATCTTATAGGCGAACTTCCACCGGGAGAAAGGATCTTCCGTGTCCCGAACGGCGTGAAGGTCGCTGAATTCTAA